The genomic interval gatagccaggggcacaccaacactcagacataatttacaaatgaagaatttgtgtttagtgagtcctacagaacagaggcagtaggggtgaccagggatgttctcttgatacgtgtgcgaattggaccatttacttgtcaaaatgtaacgagtacttttgggtgtcagggaaaatgtatggagtagaaagtacattattttctttaggaatgtagtgaagtgaaaattggcaaaaatataaatagtaaagtacagataccccaaaaaactacttaagtagtactttacaccactggataatGTATCCAATGTGACACAGGTTTATTTGATATGAATCACGGTATTCAGTCCTCCCATTCTTAATGATATCTAAATATTGTCTCAAGGAAGAATGTAGCACTTGGTAATACAGGTTAACTGCATACCACGTAATAGTACATTTCTCTCCAAATCTTAGGGGGAAAAGTCCATGTTATTGTATTTAAAATGTAGTTACAGTAAAGGTGCATATTGTTACATAGTACTTTTAATCATGAGCGTTTGGGGAATGATCAGAATCAGGAGAGTGGTTAATGAACTAGACCAAGTTAATGAACTAGACCAAGCAGAAGAACAGGTCATTCACACATCAGTCTCATGATGGTTTGTGCAAATATGATCTCTCATACATATCTACTCTAAGCTGTTTTACTGCAGAACACTACTCATGTTGAAATATGAATGATCAAATTAATAAGGGTAGACTCACACATCAACCACATCATTTAGTCTACAACCTTATAAAGATGAAATCAACTGATGGATAAAATATCCAAACTAAATCAGGCGCCCAATAAATAACCAGGAAGTTCAGATGAGGCTAAAACAACAAGAACATTTTGCAATAGGATCATGAGTCAGTGCTTTGACACTTAACAACACTAGTCACCATGATGTCGTGAAATTCTAGTTTTATAATTTTCACTTCTCATGGATGCACARCATCATGAAATAATCAACAGRTTACTTTCAGAAAGTAATTTGCATATGAACCAGTTGCACTMWATGATTCATCTCTTAAGACCAAACATTGTTCAGTGAAAGCTTGTTTGGAGTTATTACCATTCTTCTGGTCATGTGAGGGTTGATGCCAGTGTGTTGGGCCCAGGTATGACCCCTAacccctctctctgacctctggCTGTGACGCCTCTCTAGGTGATGCTGCTGGGAGACTCTGCGGTGGGGAAGACGTGTGTGCTGGTGCGCTTTAAAGACGGGGCCTTTTTGGGAGGCAACTTCATAGCCACCGTGGGAATAGACTTTAGGGTGAGAGAGATGTCAGTAGACTCAGAGTGGTATCAATACATGGTTGGAAGGTTCTTTGTGTCTATACATTCAAAATGTATGCATTATGTCTGATTtttttctctgttctttctcATTTCTAAATGGTCTATTTACAAGATAAACGCTAGAATGTTGTTGAAGACGTTGTACGTTACGTTACCCCCACAAACGATGCTCTGTCCTGGCTGGGGTCAAATAAACAAGCAGCTCTCATGTGGGGGACAGATTGGTGGGGGACAGATTTCCATAGCTTCCAACCAGctgctggtgagagagagaaaaagatagagaaaATTAGTGAGTGATGGAAAAAGAGAGAATATGGACAGAAAGAAAGACTCTTGCACTAGTGGATTTGGATCCGCTCACCCTCCAAAGAAAACACTCTATCTAATGGCTGGTaaaatggcggttttggaggaaATGATGTTGCATTAAGGCAGAGTACTGTGTTACCACTCTGTGTTGATGGTGTAGACATTAGGACTGCCTGGGATGGGAGTACATCATGGATAGGGATGTGTGGACCGTTTATGTAGACAAATGGAGATTATTTTCTCCATGCTTGTGCAACAGGTAATAACTATTCATGAGattcataaataagtgcattaTAACAATGAGTTGTGTGTAGTGACCACCCACGGCTACTTGTATTGCATCTGTATGGAACAGAAGATTTTAAGGAGAGATGATTTTGAGAATGATACAGGATCAGTCTATGTTCCTTGCTGAGCCTCCAGCTATACCAATCAATACCCTGTGTGGATGGGAAGACTGCTGTGACTAGCTCTAACGTGGCAGGGCTATTTTGGCCCTGCTTCCTTGTAGCAGTTGCTCAGCATGGGGCTTGTCAACGCTAAGCCGTGTGTGGCCAATCTGCGTAATAATTGGAGGGAAAAACGGAAACCCATGGCAACTAATGCAGGGGTTGGACCATGTCCGTTCTGCCAAGGTGGAAGTCTCAATGGGTGGTGACCCCCGTTAAGAGGGGCCATTTTAGAAGATTGGACTCActtcagagagagtgtgtgtctgtcacagTGTGCTCACAGGAAAGGCAGGGGCTGACTGTACCCGGGTACTGATAGTGGAGTAATGAGGTTAGCTTAGAGGAAGTGATATGTACCAGTTGTAGCGTTCACTTCCTTCATTTCAACATTGTTGCTTGTGTCATGTTCTCACTTAGTGACTTTCCTCCTGTTTTCCCCTGAAATATAAAAACAGGAAGTTTAAAAGGCCAGGGTGAGGTTAACTGGTTCAGTTACCTGCATAATAATGACACCTACACAGCAGACTGACCTTACAACAAGCTGTTATTGGTTGACCTCTAGAATGTGTGCCATTGGGTTTGTtcgtgagtgtatgtgtgtgtgtgtgggtgggtgtatgtACGTACATATTTGGGACTTAGTTTAGAAGGGACACATCATTTCACATGACTTAGGCATCTTATTCCTTCTCAATTTTCCATATTCTTTCTATACTCCCTCGAAGAGCATCTTTCACAAGATATGTTTTTCACTTGGAAGCATCTTATTCCTCCTCAATCTTCCATATTCCTTCTATATTGTCTTGAAGAGCATCTTTCACAAGATGTGTTTTTCACTATCACTTCTGGAGCTAATATTATTTTGTTCACCTCATGACTTTTTAGCTCTGCCTATTACAGAATTACATGGGTCCCATGCGGCACAGAATTGCCTAGGGAGtggttgtttttttgccatgtcCGTTCGCTGAATATTATCAGACctaggcgcagcggatgttgagtccAATAATTATAGTTTTGAACTTTAGCAAACTAAACTTAACTACGACCGTGACTAGAGGTGTACGTGCACTAACTTCAAACAATattcccataaaacacaggtgaaatTCATCACTTAATTGATCCCCAATTAGGACAACATTACCCAGCTCGCCCATTGGGAAATCATACCAATCACcacatagaaaaaacaaactagaaccccacatagaaataattaaACTAGACTAAACCCCAGTCACTCCCTGACACTACTCTACCATAGAGAAATTAAGGGCTCTCTATAGTCGACGTGGACACCAGTTCTTTCTTTCTCACTATTGTGCAATTAAGTCTAATTCCAGAACCTCTGTAGTGTGGGTGTAGCAATTGGCTTTCTTTGCCCGGCCTCTGAAGCTCCTCTTAGTTTTCATGTTGTCTTTATGAGTCTATAtagcagtggtgattttagcatggaaATCTTGGtgggcccccccccaaaaaagtgggatgcatgccatcaaagccacaacactaaacaatacatgaattgcactataacggtgacaaacagtgcccacaaactgttagggcctacgtaaagctgtcccaacaccttaccactgctaaacctggctttcagcggagccttgtctggcagcggaacagttcattcagcctcatttactgccttttaaaaaacatagctgacatggcagacttgcttaaacaaatgtggtttctactgacaaatgagatgtacaaactatggcataaggggacgacaagcggataagaggcaatccgtaattccgATTAAGATGTTAATGAGCAAGccacgacggacgtagtcaatataactatttgttcagcacttttgaaatgtatagcgacagaattcagaatatgggccattcttacagtattctccctgtacaccaagtcagagccGTAGGATAAAAAAGGggacatataaacagacaatgaaagcttttacaatattcgatgattacagttctccaaaacaggttataggctatatgtgcaccaccaagttagaacagtaggcaaaattaagaggtgaaagtagaccaaattattagggtgaggcacattgaacgccgtttgggtGAAAGCTGTACAAAACAGTAGCCAAACAAGCACACCACgaatgatgtgtttacaataccgcattggtgaaaatagaccaaattattatggTGAGGCACATGGGTTATGAACAggttactacacaacaaacacttagtattactttcttagctacagtatacatttctcccttgcatattacataatttatgcagcagcatacaatacatttttggactcatcttgtgaaggtggcgcagtggtcctttgtgggcaaattttgtcatcagacTTTGTCATCAGACtttgtcattctctggatttatggtgggaactctggggggggaacacagccactccattgaatagcaggctaacgttagtggtttctttgcaatgcttgcagttagccactgattccttccaaacgactcattgttgaatttgcaatttccaacttgttgtgtaatctttatgtccaatggccgatgagcaccgatacgttttatctataatttctcttcattatttctcttcatatgacaaggattaaaaaggatttgctagtagattgtcgacttgatgacagctgatgatgactgctagctaagactttaaaagtaagatgttgacatgatcagtccaatcaaagctactgtagatataacgtgatttgaggTCATTTAATctatggccaatgaccttgagccttcttggaagggcacttctaaTTTAAGTCTATGGCAGAACCCAAAGGGCTCACATTcttgatgtctacccttactaaagGCTGGTGACAGTGTGTCCCCatcagtgacagaacactgagccaatcacagtgcaatgctcctattttctgctggcctgccccaccaccacataaaacactgagctaggctgaaacacctacatTTTAGAGCTGCCTGTTTAtttgcagctttattaactcaatgatatatatatattttttacattgtttgtaaactgataagtgacacatattaatgccaaaataacatgtaaaacaggcaaaccccccaaaaaacaatatatatatatatttatttattattattattttattaaaggTTGGGGCTCACAggcccacctgccctgaatgacgggtcgccactgttgTACAGCATGCTGTGCTATTTCCGCTCTGTCTGTTTGTTCTTTAGAATATTCTTGCTTTCTGAAGCTTCTTAATATTTAAATACCTGTGATGTGTTTTGTCTGAGTCTGTCTCTATTATGCAAAGAGACCCCCATAGACAGTCCTGTGGTTAACTGTTTCCTCTCCTCATCAGAATAAAGTTGTTACGGTGGACAACGTGAAGGTCAAACTCCAGGTGAGAGAGCAGGGACCTCTACACCCAACATTGATGCCACTATTCCTGTGATCCTATCCCTACCAGTCTAATTCATTAAACCACAGTCAGTATCATAATATTACACAGTGGGCAGTGGCGTATGTGGTCAACACKCAAGTGTCCCTATGTAMCCACAGYKTATCTATTGCAAATACGTTGTTATCATATCCTGTTTTATTAACAATGCTGGCTGAGAGGTGCCAAACATTTAAATGCCTTCGGTGGGTTTTGTCTGAGCAGcacaccaccctgcatcccaatgctggcttgcctctgaagctaagcagtgttaagcagggttggtcctggttggtacctggatgggagaccagatgctgctggaagtggtgttggaggccagtaggaggcactctttcctatGGTCTAAAAGAATATATCCAATTGCCCCAGggtagtgattggggacattgccctgtgtagggtgccgtctttcggatgggatgttgaacaggtgtcctgactctctgtggtcactaaagatcacaTGCCACGTATTGTAAGATTAGGGGTATTAACCTCGGTATCCTGGTTTAATTCTCAATCTGGCTGtcataccatcatggctacctaaacatccccagcttccaattggctcattcatccccctcctcttccctgtaactattccccaggtcatttctgtaaatgagaatgtgttctcaatcaacttacctggtaaaaaagaAATAAGCCACGTGACTATTCTAATGTATTACACTGTAAAATATATTGATCATTAATTTCCCATTATGACGTGCATACCATTGCATGCTCATTGGTTGCTGCTGGTTGGGATATTGTCCCGTTTTCCAGGTTTATTACattgttttaattaatttttCACCTCTTTCTCCCAGATCTGGGATACTGCAGGACAGGAGAGATTCCGCAGTGTCACGCATGCCTACTACAGAGACGCACAGGGTAATCTCTGCTCTATTAAAACACTTCCTGGTTGTATGTGTGGTAGAAATGCTAAGAACACGTGGGTGTGTGAgactctctgcctttctctcctcAGCCCTCCTCCTGCTCTATGACATCACCAGCAAGTCATCCTTTGACAACATCAGGGTGAGAAACCTATCATGTCACTCTTCACTCCTCCTTCTTATCTCCTCACGCCTTCTCATAAGCCCCCTTTTAGAGAATTCCTTTTACATGCCAAGTAATATATGGCCTCCACATTACATTACTGAAGTGACCTCCACAATGACATTTCATGACATTTCCAAGAAGCCATTATTTAAGTTTTTGAAGGTTTGGGGATAAGGGGAAGTGCAGCGCAGAATGGAGAATAGTAACCAAAGCAGAAGAGCAGAGAAATTGATTCTGTTTTTGTAGAGAGGGTCTCCTTTAGCACTGGCATTTTTACTGACTAATCTCCTTTttaatctccccccccccccagagagagagggcagagagagagaggcagagaggagagaggcagagagagagaggcagagacgagagagagagaggcagagagagagagaggcagagagaagacgagagagaggcagattgagagaggagcgagcagataagagaggcagagagaggcagagaggcagaggaggtcagagatgaGAGGCAGATTAGGCAGAgatgagagagcggagagagagagagatagcgagagagatggagagagaggaagagagaaaNNNNNNNNNNNNNNNNNNNNNNNNNNNNNNNNNNNNNNNNNNNNNNNNNNNNNNNNNNNNNNNNNNNNNNNNNNNNNNNNNNNNNNNNNNNNNNNNNNNNNNNNNNNNNNNNNNNNNNNNNNNNNNNNNNNNNNNNNNNNNNNNNNNNNNNNNNNNNNNNNNNNNNNNNNNNNNNNNNNNNNNNNNNNNNNNNNNNNNNNNNNNNNNNNNNNNNNNNNNNNNNNNNNNNNNNNNNNNNNNNNNNNNNNNNNNNNNNNNNNNNNNNNNNNNNNNNNNNNNNNNNNNNNNNNNNNNNNNNNNNNNNNNNNNNNNNNNNNNNNNNNNNNNNNNNNNNNNNNNNNNNNNNNNNNNNNNNNNNNNNNNNNNNNNNNNNNNNNNNNNNNNNNNNNNNNNNNNNNNNNNNNNNNNNNNNNNNNNNNNNNNNNNNNNNNNNNNNNNNNNNNNNNNNNNNNNNNNNNNNNNNNNNNNNNNNNNNNNNNNNNNNNNNNNNNNNNNNNNNNNNNNNNNNNNNNNNNNNNNNNNNNNNNNNNNNNNNNNNNNNNNNNNNNNNNNNNNNNNNNNNNNNNNNNNNNNNNNNNNNNNNNNNNNNNNNNNNNNNNNNNNNNNNNNNNNNNNNNNNNNNNNNNNNNNNNNNNNNNNNNNNNNNNNNNNNNNNNNNNNNNNNNNNNNNNNNNNNNNNNNNNNNNNNNNNNNNNNNNNNNNNNNNNNNNNNNNNNNNNNNNNNNNNNNNNNNNNNNNNNNNNNNNNNNNNNNNNNNNNNNNNNNNNNNNNNNNNNNNNNNNNNNNNNNNNNNNNNNNNNNNNNNNNNNNNNNNNNNNNNNNNNNNNNNNNNNNNNNNNNNNNNNNNNNNNNNNNNNNNNNNNNNNNNNNNNNNNNNNNNNNNNNNNNNNNNNNNNNNNNNNNNNNNNNNNNNNNNNNNNNNNNNNNNNNNNNNNNNNNNNNNNNNNNNNNNNNNNNNNNNNNNNNNNNNNNNNNNNNNNNNNNNNNNNNNNNNNNNNNNNNNNNNNNNNNNNNNNNNNNNNNNNNNNNNNNNNNNNNNNNNNNNNNNNNNNNNNNNNNNNNNNNNNNNNNNNNNNNNNNNNNNNNNNNNNNNNNNNNNNNNNNNNNNNNNNNNNNNNNNNNNNNNNNNNNNNNNNcctctctctctgcccctctctctctctctgcctctctctctctgcctctgccaggGAGTTGAAGCACAGAGCTGCCCAGCAGCCTAACGAGCCCAAGTTCCAGATCCACGACTACATTGCATCTGAGAAGCAGAAGTCTGGCTGCTGTGGTGGCTACATGTAGCTAAACCTCTCACCAACTGTTACACCACACCAGGCCACagtgagagaggagcgagagagacacacaaacatctacagagagagggagggagggagataaagagagagagagacatagagcagTAGGGAGACAGTCCCCCTAAAATAGCATCATCAGATAGCGAGTAGTCAAAAAGAGCAGAGCAACCACATTGTGAAAAAGAGAGCACCTGGTCTGCTCCCCACCTACTTGGAAAGCCTATGGCCACTAGACAACYCTCATTCTACCCCTATCAGGAGAAAAACCATGTCAGTGTTTTCAGTTTGATAGAAATCCTTTACCACTGTATTTAAAATGTGAATTTATATTTAAAACATGCTCGGATCATTTAGTTCATGTGTATCACATCCTGCAGCTGCAGCCTGTCAGCCTTACTCATTATTGCCATAAGGAAGGATTGGAAATCCAAATGGAATTTCTTGCCCCAATATTGCCATATTTACAAAGAAATGAAGAAATGATCTGATCACTTTATGTAAAGATGTTAGCTGGAATAAAATACAGATTTTYTGGGGCTCATGGCTTCATATGTTTCACCACGTTCTATTCAGGACTAAATGCCATTATACATGTTGTATGAGGAGTACCCTCTACTACTSCGGTGTCATACACAGCGTGTCCCAGATGCGGCCTCTACCGACTAAAAATATGTCTAATGACAGTCATTTTGTAATTATACTCCAAATTAaaattattttctgaaatgttgtgGTCAAATGTTAATTGAGGTGGTGGTCAGAAGTTCCAGCATGAGTTTTGATTTGCTTTTAAACGTGCCATCCACCAATGAGAGAGCTCCCTCAGACACTGTTGTTGTGGAGCCTCTATCAGTCATCATTAATGGACGTTGTTGGTGTTGTGTCTCTACTGTACATGGGTTGTTCATGGGTTGCATTGTGTAAAATGTTCCTTTGTATTTGGTTCATTATGAATGTTTGCTTATTGAATTTGCTTGATGTCACAATTATTGTCACTCTATGGAGATGTCACAGTGATCACAAAGTGCCATGGAAAAGTGCTTTGTTATCGTACAGTATATAAAAACTATTTTTTGTAATGAAGATGGTGGTGTTTTAttgcagtgtgtgtttgtatatctgTTCTTTGAGTCTCTGGGGAGGAGGAAATAGGTCAGGGTTTCCCAACTGGCGGCCACTGGTGGTTTTATTTgaccccccaagttttctgagcaaaaaaaaatatataaatatacagtaccagtcaaatgtttggacacaactactcaaaGGGGTTGTCTATAtttgtactatgttctacattgtagaataatagtgaagacatcaaaactatgaaataacacatggaatcatgtagaacccAAAATGTtcttaaacaaatcgaaatatattttattcaaagtagccaccgttttctttgatgacagctttgcacacttggcattctctcaaccagcttcacctggaaggcttttccaaaagtgttgaaggagttcccacatatgctgagcatttgttggctgctttttcttcactctgcattccaacgcaccccaaaccatctcaattgggttgaggttgggagattgtggaggccaggtcatctgatgcagcacttcatcattctccttcctggtcaaatagcccttacacagcctggaggtgtgttgggtcattgtcctgttgaaaaatcaatgatagtcccactaagcgcaaaccaaatgggatggcgtatcgctgcagaacgctgtggtagccattttggttaagtgtgccttgaattcaaagtaaatcactgacagtgtcaccagcaaagcacccccacaccatcacacctctatccttcacggtgggaaccacacatgcggagatcatctgttcacctaatctgcgtctcacaaagatatagcggttggaaacaaaaatctcaaatttggacttatcagaccaaaggacagatttccaccagtctaatgtccattgctcgtgtttcttggcccaagcaagtctcttcttattattggtgttctttagtagtggtttctttgcagcaattcgaccatgaaggcctgattcacgcagtctactctgaatagttgatgttgagatgtgtctgttacttgaactctgtgaagcatttatttgggctgcaatttctgaggctggtaactctaatgaacttatactctgcagACTCTGCagagtcttcctttcctatggcggtcctcatgagagccagtttcatcatagcgcttgatgggtttagcgactgcacttgaagaaacgttcaaaattCTTTAAATTTTCCGCAGTGACTTACCTtaaatgtcttaaaataatgatgcaCTGTCATTTTTccatgcttatttgagctgttcttgccataataaaacattggtcttttaccaaatagggctatcttctgtataccactcctaccttgtcacaacacaactgattggctcaaacgcattaagaaggaaagaaatttaacaaatttacttttaacaaggcacacctgttaattgaaatgcattccaggagactacctcatgaaggtggttgagattCTTCcgttggcattgaggagtacaccacatcactcactggcttcatcaataagtgcatcgatgacgtcgtccccacaatgaccgtacgtacataccccaaccagaagtaattgattacaggcaacatccgcactgaattaaagggtagagctgccactttcaaggagtgggactctaacccggacgcttataagacaccctgctatgccctccgatgaaccatcaaacaggcaaagcgtcaatacaggactaagattgaatcatactacaccggctccgatgctcgttggatgtggcagggcttgcaaattattacagactacaaagggaagcacagccgcgagctgcccagtgacacgagcctaccagatgtgCTAAATTATTTCTATGCTgcttcgaggctagcaacactgaagcatgcatgagagcatcagctgttccggacaactgtgtgatcacgctctccgtagctaatgtgagtaagacctttaaacatttcaacattcccaagaccgcagggccagacggattaccagaacgtgtgctccaagcatgtttcaagcagaccaccatagtgcctgtgcccaagaacactaaggtaacctgcctaaatgactaccgacccgttgcactcacgtctgtagccatgaagtgctttgaaaggctggtcatggctcacatcaacaccattatcccattatcccagaaaccctagacccactccaatttgcataccgccccaaaggatccacagatgatgcaatctctattgctgtcacgccctgaccttagagagacgttttatttctctatttggttaggtcagggtgtgatgtggggtgggcattctagtttctttatttctatgttttctatttctttgtttttggccgagtgtggttcccaatcagaggcacctgtctatcgttgtctctgattgggaatcatacttaggcagtccttttccctctttcatttgtggaTCTATATTTTTGCATTGGTTGCTTATTTAGCCCTGCAGTACGTCACGTTCGCTAaaattttgtttgttgttgtcgagttgtttcattaaataaataaatagaatgaacacGTATTATAACGCTGACCTTGGTCCACTTCTGCCCATGACGAGCGTGacaattacactccacactgcccttttccacctggaacAAAAGGACAACCTAtatgaaaatgctattcattgattacagctcagcattcagacacatagtgccctcaaagcttcaTCACTAAAGCTAAGgacccagggactaaacacctccccctgcaactggatcctggactcctgacggggccgccccaaggtgggtaagggtaggtaacaaacatcTACTAGCCTGATCCTCAACAGGGAGAgcctctcaggggtgcatgctcatcccctcctgtactcctgttctcCTTGACTGCCATGGCcagcacgactctaacaccatcattaagtttgtagacgacagcatacagtggtaggcctgatcatgacaatgatgagacagcctataggggaggAGGTCAGGATGACTGGATgtggggtgccaggacaaaaacctctccctcaacgtgatcaagacaaatgagatgattgtggaactaaaggaaaaaggaggaccaaggcacgctcccatctcatcgacggggctgtagtgcgAGCAGGGTTGAagaagattcaagttccttggctgTCACATTCACCAAACAAA from Salvelinus sp. IW2-2015 unplaced genomic scaffold, ASM291031v2 Un_scaffold1391, whole genome shotgun sequence carries:
- the LOC112070689 gene encoding ras-related protein Rab-26-like isoform X1, with the protein product MDIIMENIPEMECVDQGEALHSDSAYGSSAVDTDTEDCLTPLEITFPYNEDLMHKTIMVGDSGVGKTSLLVQYDQGKFIPGSFSATVGIGFTNKVVTVDNVKVKLQIWDTAGQERFRSVTHAYYRDAQALLLLYDITSKSSFDNIRVRNLSCHSSLLLLISSRLLISPLLENSFYMPSNIWPPHYITEVTSTMTFHDISKKPLFKFLKVWG
- the LOC112070689 gene encoding ras-related protein Rab-26-like isoform X2; translation: MSTKKASLKDKETKNGTSKYVLERCASVCEYFDIAFKVMLLGDSAVGKTCVLVRFKDGAFLGGNFIATVGIDFRNKVVTVDNVKVKLQIWDTAGQERFRSVTHAYYRDAQALLLLYDITSKSSFDNIRVRNLSCHSSLLLLISSRLLISPLLENSFYMPSNIWPPHYITEVTSTMTFHDISKKPLFKFLKVWG